The genomic interval CGTTTTCCTCTGTAAAGAAACGCCGAAGAAGACGTCAAAGGAGTCAACCTCACAGATGTTGCTGGTGTACCCGTCGGTCTCTTCGTCGAAGCCTGAGGTCACTGGAAATCCGGGATTGAAGTAGCCGTCTCCGTTGATGTCACTCAACGTCTTCACGCTTCCGTCCGCCATTAGCACATTCGCAATGCCGTTGTGAACAGCGTAGAAGTCACGGGTGTCCTGCAGCACCAGACCAATCGTCGCGTCAGATTGAAATCCAACACCACTGGCGACCGGTTCTCCACGTTTGGGAAATGCAATGGGATTCAAAGCTGCAACGGGGATTCCACCGGTACCCGCAGCCGCGTCATACGGCAGATCAAAGTTGTCACTATCCATAATCTCAATGCCATCACCGGTCACGCGTGCAGGACCATCGTTCTGAGTTTCACACAGGCGAACGCCTTGTACGAGGCCTCGATCGGCATCGATCGTTGCGGAGAGGATTGCTTCACTTGCATCTCCCGGTGATGCATCAGCCAGCAGCGGGATCGAAGACGCAGGGATGTCCGAATTGCTGATCTGCATTTGTGTCAGCGGGCCCTTTGAACGACCGTAGTCTTTACAGTCCTTACCATCGTAGACCATCCCGTCTGCCGCGGTGAATCCGGTCAACAGGCCACCGCGTCCCATGTGCCAGCTGGACGCGTAATTCGTGTTCAGTCCCTGCCGGACAGCTGCCTGAGTCAATGACACAAGGTCGCTGTATGCCGTGCCTTCAAAGTCGGCAGTGCCGCCTGCGGCGATCAAGTTAAACGGGCCGGTGCCAACACGGTTTACGGGTGCATTTGACCCGTTGGATGTTGGTGTTCCGCCGACCATGTCATTCAGTTTTTCCAGACCTTTCAGTTCGCTGGACGGGCAAAGCATATCAGAGACGAACCCGCCTTTGACCTGCTTGACATTGGCCGCCCAGCTGTAGAGCGACGGGTCTCCATCCCGCTTCGGGTCAAATGCACCGGAACACAAACGTCTTAGCGGGTCTGTGTCACTCCATGAGTAGAGCGCAATACCGATCTGTCTGAGATTATTCTTGCATTGAGCGCTTCGTGCTGCCTCGCGAGCCGACTGGATTGCCGGCAGAATGAGAGCAATCAAAATAGCGATGATGCTGATCACCACCAGAAGTTCAATTAGGGTGAAACCAGCACGGGAAGGCTTCCGGCCTGTCGTGTTCCTCACTGTCGTGTTCCTTTTTTTATCTGTGTTGACGAGATGCGAGTCAAACGGCTCGCAGAAATGGGTATTGGTTCGAACCTTGAAATGAACCGTCCTTCCTTGTGATCAGCCTCCATGACTGATGGCAGGAATTGTGTGGCGAGATATGTAGATTTCGTTAAGGAACTGTTAGTATTCCAAGTTCGGCTGAGTTGCCGGGAAACAGCATCCTGTGAATATTCACAGGATGCTGTTGCTAATGTTGCGATGAACACGCTGCGTCCGCTGATTTTGGTTCCGCTGACCGCATGGTCATTTTTTCCAAATCGATGAAAACAGTACGGGACAGTAAATCTGTGACCGGGAAAGTCTTTCTTGTTGGAGCGGGGCCTGGCGATCCGGGTTTGATTACGGTACGCGGTGCCGAGCTTTTGGCTCAGGCGGACGTGGTCTTTTACGACGGACTTGTCAATCCGCTGCTGCTGTCAATCACGGCCGGACGTTGTGTGCGTACTGCCCGAACACGATCGGGTAATCAGACGATTTTTCCTCAGGACGCAATTAACCGACAGCTGATTGAGGAAGCACACGCGGGAAAATGCGTGATTCGCCTGAAGGGTGGTGACCCTTATGTGTTCGGTCGGGGCAGCGAAGAGGTGCGGGCTTTGCTGGATGCTGAAGTGCCGTTTGAAATTGTCCCCGGTATCACGGCTGCAACGGCAGCCGGGGTTTATGCCGGTTTTTCATATACTCATCGGGATCATTCTTCCGCAGTTGCTTTTGTCACGGGAACCGAAATTGCCGGCAAAGCCAGCAGCCCTGTGGATTACGTTGCCCTGTCTCAATTTCCCGGGACGCTCGTCTTCTACATGGGGCTGGCCCGCGTTCGGTCGATTTGTGACAGACTGATTAACGCAGGTATGGCTGCGGATACGCCATCTGCAGTCGTTTCGCACGCTTCGCTTCCCGATCAGCGAGTCGTCACAGCTGAACTGGGGCAGCTGGCGGATGCCGTCAAACAGAAAAATATGCGTGCTCCGTCACTCATTGTCGTAGGAGAATGTGTCAATCAGCGAGAGACTTTGTCATGGTTCGAAGGCTTACCGCTGTTTGGTCTCAGAATCGGAATTACGCGCGCAGAACATCAGTCAGACGAAGTCGTGCAGGCTGTCGTGAGAGCCGGTGGACAGCCAGTGCTGTTACCGATGATTGATGTGCTTCCACCGGACCGGCAGCAGCAGCAGGACCTGGAGGAGGCCATCGATGATCTGCAGTCTTACGACTGGCTGATATTCACCAGCTCCAATGCGGTACGCGAATTCATGACGCTGTTGTGGGCACGTGGACATGATGCACGAAAAATATATTCAGTTAAGATTGCGGCCGTGGGAGCTTCGACGCAGGCACAACTGGGCCACTGGTCGCTTCGCGCTGACGTTGTTCCGGAACAGTCAGGATCAGAAGCCCTGGCCGAGGTACTGAAACCGGTTGTTAACGGAAAACGCTGTTTGTGGCCGGCTGCTGATCGCGCGCGTAACAGCCTTCGTGAGTTGCTGACATCCGCTGGTGCGACAGTCCGCCAAGTCGTATGTTATCGACATGTGAATGTGAGCGAATCGGATGAACTCCGACAGCGATTTTGTCAGCCACCGCTGGACTGGATCGGTATCAGCAGCCCGGTCATTGCCGGCCAGGTGGCCACTTTGTTTCCACAGTTGAAACAGAAAGACTGTTCGACGAGGATCGTCTCCATCAGTCAGCTTACGACGGATGCGGCCGGGAAAGCCGGAATGACAGTGCATGCTCAGGCAGCAAATGCAAGCTGGTCGGATATGTTGGGAGCTGTCGCAGCAGCCACAGTTTCCGACATGGCAGACCGGTCGTAACGGATCACGGGGCCTACGAATGTGGACCGCGAAGTATCAGCCCGCACACAGCCGATGTCGTCGAGTGCGGCGCGGAACAACA from Fuerstiella sp. carries:
- a CDS encoding DUF1559 domain-containing protein, translated to MRNTTGRKPSRAGFTLIELLVVISIIAILIALILPAIQSAREAARSAQCKNNLRQIGIALYSWSDTDPLRRLCSGAFDPKRDGDPSLYSWAANVKQVKGGFVSDMLCPSSELKGLEKLNDMVGGTPTSNGSNAPVNRVGTGPFNLIAAGGTADFEGTAYSDLVSLTQAAVRQGLNTNYASSWHMGRGGLLTGFTAADGMVYDGKDCKDYGRSKGPLTQMQISNSDIPASSIPLLADASPGDASEAILSATIDADRGLVQGVRLCETQNDGPARVTGDGIEIMDSDNFDLPYDAAAGTGGIPVAALNPIAFPKRGEPVASGVGFQSDATIGLVLQDTRDFYAVHNGIANVLMADGSVKTLSDINGDGYFNPGFPVTSGFDEETDGYTSNICEVDSFDVFFGVSLQRKTTTKGNYEGQ
- the cobA gene encoding uroporphyrinogen-III C-methyltransferase, whose amino-acid sequence is MTGKVFLVGAGPGDPGLITVRGAELLAQADVVFYDGLVNPLLLSITAGRCVRTARTRSGNQTIFPQDAINRQLIEEAHAGKCVIRLKGGDPYVFGRGSEEVRALLDAEVPFEIVPGITAATAAGVYAGFSYTHRDHSSAVAFVTGTEIAGKASSPVDYVALSQFPGTLVFYMGLARVRSICDRLINAGMAADTPSAVVSHASLPDQRVVTAELGQLADAVKQKNMRAPSLIVVGECVNQRETLSWFEGLPLFGLRIGITRAEHQSDEVVQAVVRAGGQPVLLPMIDVLPPDRQQQQDLEEAIDDLQSYDWLIFTSSNAVREFMTLLWARGHDARKIYSVKIAAVGASTQAQLGHWSLRADVVPEQSGSEALAEVLKPVVNGKRCLWPAADRARNSLRELLTSAGATVRQVVCYRHVNVSESDELRQRFCQPPLDWIGISSPVIAGQVATLFPQLKQKDCSTRIVSISQLTTDAAGKAGMTVHAQAANASWSDMLGAVAAATVSDMADRS